A region of the Oncorhynchus gorbuscha isolate QuinsamMale2020 ecotype Even-year linkage group LG02, OgorEven_v1.0, whole genome shotgun sequence genome:
AATAACGTGGAAATGTCTCTATATACAAAATAGCAAAAAAATAGCAATTCAAGAGTTGGGTGAATCAAAAAGCCCCTCAGTGAGTAATATCTGTACCATATCTCAACACCAGTGTGGTTTCAACAGATGGCCACACCAACCATATTGAAAACATCAACTTCCACAGGGAACTCAGGGTGTCAAACAGTGGACCAAACGGAAGCCAAGAAAATCTCAATATGTCTGAAGTTATCTAATTATTCATGTTTTTATCATTTCAGGAGAATCCAGTCGGTCAGAGGCACAGTACATGActcaacacagtacagtacacttcGGTGTTGAGTCGGCCGTGTTGTACATCAGTAAAGAAAAAGTGTGTGTGGCTGTAGTCTTATGGGTGGTTGTAGTTAAACAGTATACTGCATTTCTAAACAGAGCATACTGTTTTACTTCAACACCTGATATATATTATCTTCACTCGAATGTGCTGTAAACTCCAACTCGATGAACAAATATCATCTTGACCCTTTGCAATTTAGCTGTAATTTGGGCTGACCTCGACCTCAGTATGAAAAGTGAGGGAGCTAAAAATAAATCGAGTATCATTTCAATCAAAACATTCTATTCAAATCCATTTTCTAAAAATAAACTGAACAACCAAGGCAAGAATAAAGCAAGGAACATGTACAAGGCTGAAATCTcgccagagagagaagggaggagtgtGTAGGCGTTTGCTTAGTTCACCTGGAAATAACAATGTGCTTTTGTCAACACTCACTCAcccacagtacacatacagtgcaCGCAGGCTGTTAGGTTAAGTACATGCAGAAAAACATGCTGAAAAATACAGTTGGATGCTTTCTATGACacccgatagagagagagagagagagagagagagagagagagagagagagagagagagagagagagagagagagagagagagagagagagagcatgcagtCCTCAATGCTAATCAAACCCTCCCCATCTCCTTTCAAATTATATTCATACTTATGGTTGCTCAACCACCTCTCCACCCCACCATCAGCCTATATAAAGAATATCCTCGTTCATGGACTTTATTATCACGACACAACTAGTCAACATAGACAGTAACCCTAACAGCCGTCTGCCCCCGGGGAGAGCAACCGGATAATAAAAACGGACAGAGGCTAATTACAACTAATTGACAATTCAAACGCAGCTATTAAACTAGTCATTCTAATTTTAACAATTCAGATGTCACGTTATAACGTTCTAATGAAGATGAAGTGAAGAGGCAGAACAACACCCCGTCTCTACAAACCTTCCAAACTCTGAGCAGACACCTGTTTCAGACAGGCACGCGACAATGTATCGGTCCACAAAAGGAGCATCGAAGTCTCGGAGGGACCAAATCAACGCAGAGATTCGGAACCTACAGGAACTGTTGCCCATCTCCGATACTGACAAAGCTCGACTCTCCTACCTACACATCATGTCACTTGCCTGCATGTACACCAGAAAGTCTTTATTCTTCGTTCAAGGTAGGTTCAACCTTTTTGTTCTTTGAAATATTTTCACATTAAGTTTGATGAGGCTAATAGGGAAAGCATGCTTTTGctcttgtgtttttttttgtcaccAGGTGCACTTCAGTTTAACGTGAATGGTCGACAACTACTGCCGCATATCATGCACTGTAAATCAGAAGTTGCTCTATTAATTTATTATTTGGCTAATGTTCTATTTTTTACATAATGGCCTTAAGTATTTTGCTGTCCGAAGTGTTGAAACTGTTTGGCGCTTTCCGTTGTACTCCAACCAATTTGAGGCATAATATTTTAGTATGAACACGATCCCAAGTGAATAAAATGCAAATACTAGAATGTCTTATGTGCTTCTTTGTGTTCGTGACGATATTCACAACTAACGTTAGACCTCTTGTTTTCGCTGCCAAAACCAGACGCTCTTCAAGACGAGACCATGGACTTCATGTCTTTTCACGAGCTCTCGGGGCTGATGCACGAATTGTCCGGTTTCATGCTACTCCTAACAAGCGACGGAAAACTTCTGTATCTATCAGACAACGTCGCAGACCACCTTGGGCATTGCATGGTGAGTAGCCTAAGCTACAAACTGGTGGCTGTTGTTACTTTGACAAACCATACACTGAAATTATTTGTACATAGGCCTATGAAAGCCCCATTCAATATCACTCAACTTGTTTTTCTCATTCAGGTGGACCTGGTTGCCCAGAGTGACAGTGTGTATGATATCATCAATCCTATGGACCACTACCTCATGAGGAGCAACATTGCAGGTCTACCAATGAACACTACTGATACAGGTAGACATTCCATTATTACTCAAATGTTTACCCATTCTTATAATTACAACAGATCACATCAATCTACATCAATTTACACCTCTCTTTTATCCTCTTCTAGACAGGTTATTTCGATGTCGTTTCAATACCACAAAGTTCATCCGGCGGCAAGGTGCAGGGAACAAGTTGATGCTGGTCAGAGCTCGCTGCCTCACCCCACCTTGCCCTGTCTCTAATTACTGGACCTTCAACCCAGTATGGGTGTGTTTCTGTACCCCTCTGAAGACAAAAACGTCTAACCTCACAATCGCCCAGAGTGCCCCCTTCACCCCACCCCCTGAGCACGCCTTCCTGCTTGCTTGTTTTCACTCTCAACACAACAGGGACATGAGGCTTTGGGACGCACAGGACAGGTAAGaattagcctggttcattctaaCACTTTGAATTGTGTATAGGCATGAGAACATGGGGTAGGTTATCAACTCTGTTATCCCCTTTCcctccagtgtgagtgtgtaccTGGGCTATGATGTGGAATCTCTACGCTCTCGCTCCTGGTACAGCCTGGTTCATCCCAGGGACCTCTCCCATGCCTCTGAACAGCACCATATCATATGTGAGTACAGCCACAATAACACAACTACCCAACCAGACTATAGCACCACAGCCACTTAACATACACTCCAACACAACCAATAATACAAACCACAGGAGGTCGTGGCACCTTAATTgcggaggacgggctcgtggtaatggctggagcgtaatcagtggaatggtatcaaatacaacaAACATATGGTTTCCCTGTGTTTGATGCCGTTCCATCCGCTCCGTTCCGGACATTATCATGAGCCGTCCTccgctcagcagcctccactggtacacACACATGAGGAAGACAGACAAGTAAGCAGATGTGAACATGggaatgtttctgtctctgcagTAAATGAAGGAGGGCAGGTGGAGATGGTGTTGCAGGTGGAAACAGCAGACCGCTCCTGGGTCTGGCTCTATATGGTCCTCCAGCTGAACATTGGAGAACACCCCATCAGCTGCCACAACTACATCATCAGGTACCACAATTACACTTGTCATATGCCATTTGTGTACTCTCCAACCTTTAACAATAGATGCAATACAATATATATTGTACAATATATACCATACAATagatacaatacaatatataccATACAATggatacaatacaatatataccATACAATggatacaatacaatatataccATACAATagatacaatacaatatataccATACAATggatacaatacaatatataccATACAATggatacaatacaatatataccATAAAATagatacaatacaatatataccATACAATagatacaatacaatatataccATACAATggatacaatacaatatataccATACAATagatacaatacaatatataccATACAATggatacaatacaatatataccATACAATggatacaatacaatatataccATAAAATagatacaatacaatatataccATACAATAGATACAATACAATATCTGTGAGATCCAAATAATGATAGtctcttttcctcttcctctctctcagtgaGTCAGAGGCGTGGTCAATACGCCAGCAGCTGTGTTTGGAGCAGAACCAGTTCCCTGGGTATTTGGGTTCTGGCCAGAGCCTCTCTAGTCCAGACCAGGTCTTCAGCAGCAGTGGCCTGTCTGCACATTCTTTAGACTTCAGCCATGCCACGTCTGGTGTGAGCGCTTGTGAGGAGCCAATGCAGCCAGTTGGTTATGGTCCTCGGTCCAGCCTGTCATCTCTGGATGAGGAGAACTTCCCGCAGACACATAGAGGACAACACCAGTGGAAACCAAAGTCCAGCCATCTCTCTGTTGGGCCAACCACTGTGTATCCTCCTGCCTCACTGACTGATCCTGAGTCTGATATTCTGTCTCCGAGAATAACCTCTCAATCTCTAACCAATATTTCagatcctctcccctcctccctcactgaGCCCCTTGCCCCTCTTACTATGCCCCACCCTCAACAGATTGGGGAGCTTGCATGCACTCCCCCGTATACCCCTCATCTTGAAAGTGGCAGTTTTCCTTTTGGGGAGCAACTGCCACTCAGTTTAGTTCACATCAATGCAGCTGTGTCATGCCCAATGGGCCATGAAATTATTACCTCAGCACTCAGAGCACCAGCCTTTTCCCAGGCCTTCTCCTCTGATCATCCTGAGCTGTTTTTCCCAGCAGAGCCTCATAGAAAGCTGCCCCCCACCACTGATAGTTTTGGGGGAGATGAATGCTCCATCATGAGCCTGCCACAGATTATGGGGCCTTTGTATGTGGATGTTTCCCACAATCCCTTCTGTGGCCCTCTGAATGAGCTCCTTACCCCATCGGCATCACCCACACACCTGCCCTGCTCCTTCCTCACcatagacagagagcaggagagggaaaaTGAAGAAATTTCTCTCTTGGCTAAATATATTAGCTCTTTAGCTGAGGGATTTTGCTGTGACCCGCTTCTACCCGGAGTGACCCCATCCACTTTGACTTCACCCAGCCTTCAGGCCACATCCCAGAGTTCCTCTCCTCCTTGTGGAGTTGAGTGCCAGCCCTGGAGGGGGCTAGACCCGCCCCGTAGCCAAGAGGCTATCTCTCTGTATGATGAGAGTATGTTACTTGAGAGCCTAATTGAGGCGCTCTCATCGTTCCCTTTGTCCTGCTCTTCatgctcctcttctccctcttcctcctctttgaaCTCCTCCTCCCCTTGCTCACCACTCACTCCAGTAAGCAGGTGTAACCCCAGCCTCATCGAGGGTGAGTCTTCAATCGGTGTCAACCATTTCTGTAGCGTCCAGTCAACGCAGTGTAACTGCTTGGCAGTGGGTGGAGCTTTGATGGTCATCAGGGTGATGGATATGGAGGTGTCAGAGGAGCCTCCATCTTCACTACCATCATCAGCCATCGTTCTCACAGCCTTCCAGGAGGGTGCCTCTGCCTTGGTCAATCCAGCCCCCACCATTGGTTTGCCCAATGCCCAGTCCTTTCTGGAGGAACTGGGTGACATGGGACCTCTGTTTGAGGCAGATGCCTCTTTCACCCCGTCTTGGGGTAACAACCTGAGTTGTATCAACTCCCACTCAACCATGCATTCACAAGGTTTTCACCAAGGTAAGGGGCCATATTTGTCATGTTCATATGCTAATATAAGACAGCAGGCTATATTACTGGCACATACATTTGTTTTCATTATCTCATCAGATATTTCAATGTTACAGTATAAGATGCATGAGACTACTAAGAATTCAGTGTGAATAATACTGGTTGCTGAACTAAATGAACTAACACTTCTCTGTTGCTTTCTTTCATTTCAGATGGAAGCTTGCGTGACCCTGCGTTTTAAAATAAGTCTATGACTGACTTCATTCTGTATGGCATATTGTCATATTTTAAGATGCAGCTTTTCCTGTAAAAGCTGAATGTGCAAAATGTATCTTCAGAAAGGTGAAAATGTAAATTCTCTTATCCATATTTCAGATACTTAAAATCCAATATTGTATAATAATGTTTTCTGATGATTCAGTTGTACATGCATTACTTTGAATTTATTTTATTGTTAAGTAACCTCATGAGAGGTAATTTAAAGTGCCATATTTAAATTCACTCATAGTGAGGAAGGCATATTTGAGCACACAAGATCACATCGCACAAATGTATCATACCACAACAATTTTGTTTGGTTTTATCTATAAAGATGCAGTGCTTGTTTATACACTGATTTACATGTTGGTTGACTAGGGTCTTATTTTGTTGAAAGGATGCATTTAGGTTTGAAAATCATGATGGGTTGTCTTTCAGCATATGTGCTCTTCGCATACTGTGTTTGTCTGAtctatttaatatatattttttatatgacTGAAAGTGGAGTGAAGTGTGTATTACCAGTGTACTGATAATATATGCTGTACATTCATATTATATCACTttctgatttatttattttatcagaaAATGTACATTAGCTAGTATATTTAATATAAGTGATGGACATTATGTGTTTATAGTTGCCAATGCATTTGGATGCAAATTAAAATCTCTATTTTTTAAAGTCTGTGTCTTACTGAGGAATTAGACACTGTatttctgtaaataacccatTTGCCAGACTTTCCACTCCACCATTCTCTGGTCTCTATTGTGTGATGTGAGTCAGGGACACTTCTGAGGTACACTGTGACGCCTGTCACACAATCTTGACTATGGGGAACAATCAGCATCCCATACTGTGCAACAGGCTTGAATGTGCATgcatttctcacacacacacacacacacacacacacacacacacacacacacacacacacacacacacacacacacacacacacacacacacacacacacacacacacacacacacacacacacacacacacacacacacacacacacacacacacacacacgcacacacacacacagacagacagaaatcagTATGCTACCATgaacagccacatcatatttagtttATGTTGATTGGACtcaatttttttaaatatcttttAGTTGACACTATATTaaactaagcagaggtgattagATGTTGAAGTTTAAATGTTGCTGGTAGAGTGGAGACAGTGCCTGTTATCTTTGCGGCTTGCGGTAACTCTGGTTCTGAATCAATAGTGGTTTAGTGGTCTGAAAATgtaaacattaacttgcttgaccatgctgtaggtcataactgtttgttacatgcaatgttttgtggacttcaccggacagatgttgctctccggttttgtgatgaaacaaagctGTGGTTGAATCTATTCTGCCACTGGGtattcttattgtctcagccttaggcctatatatcacggtgtcaaggcatatgaactaacaggataTAGAGCAAAatacaattatcacaacacatacacTGACCAAAAGTATGGGGaaacctgcttgtcgaacatctcattccaaaatcgtgGGCATTAACATGGAGAAGGGGCCCCCATTCCTGTTATAACAActtccactctcctgggaaggcagATGCACCCTTTAATATATTAACTGATATTAAATTAACCTCATTCTCAAATACCATCCACCCTCCTGGCCCTTTGCCCCCACTTGGTCTTGTAGCGCTGCTGAGTTCTATGAAAGAGGTTCATACTTCTAATGCTCTCTCATTCTATCCTTCCTGCCCTTCCATTCTTGTGAAAATTGAAGAGGGATGAAAATAGACTGAACCTAAATTGGAGAAAAACAGGAGAGCGATAAAAGGATAGGAATACATACAAGAAGGACGGACTTGCATTTTtcttccctcccactctctcacttgttatctctctacctctcccttccctcccactCATCCATTCAAGCCATTCGCTTTTTCCTTTCATCTTCCCTCTTTCACACATCTGTGTTCTCTTGTTCATTCAGTCGTACCTCACTCATGGAAACCATGTCCTTATGAGTCATTTACCTCATACTCATCTATccccctgttctcttctctctcgtttTGCATCCGCTTGCTACTTCATCTGCTCCACACAGAACCACATACATAGACATTCACACACAAACAacgcctcccctctctttctcgtgGATGTGAAGAAATGTTATCCACCTGGCAAAAAACGTATACAACAGGCTACCTGTGGTGGTTCTCAGCTGTTAGATTATTTTCTTCCTGTCAATTATAAACATGGACAAAGAATTATATCAAATATAAGGAACTAGTGAGATGCCTGATCTGTCATCTTTGGTTTACCCTCCAGCTCCAGCACACCCCTATTTCAGGGATTCTAAAATATAGGATACCTTGGGGCTTGTTTAGAAAATGTTCGACATCAGATCCAAAATCATAGTCTTATCCTCTGGCCAACTCATGTGCatggtgtttttgtgtgtgtaaccGGCCAGTAGGTGGCAGTAGTGCTCTTATAAAAATCTGCAACGGAAGCCGTCGCACTCAATACGGAAGAAGATGTAAAATACTTCCTGCGGTCATACGCGTGAGAGCAGTTACGCTTTCTTATTTTCCCTATTATAATTTGTTATATATATTGTAAAGACACACGTCGGTGGTTTGACCTTGGACAGGAACTGAAAATAAACAAGTACGGTTTGAAAATACTGTAGAGCATGGCTTTGGACTAAATGGTAGGGTTAGCTGCAAGGTTAACAATGTGACACAGACAGGTTCCCCTAAATCCTATATATGCCTATTTTGCAGGGATGGCGTCATTGGGGAGTCTGAGACCAATGTTGACATCACTAATGCAAGGTAACTTCATCATGCCTGCCTATTTTGCACACGCACtgaaaaatgtatgcacgcacgactaagttgctttggatataTGCGTCATTTTAATGGCACATAATACAATATAGTCATATTACACACGTTTATTTTACTATCGTGGGGACCAGACGATTGATTCCCGTTCAAAGTCATATTTCCATAACCTCAAACTCTAATCCCTAAAATAACGTTTTTTTCTTGTGGGGACTGGTGAAATGCCCACACTTGTCTGAATCTGTCttattttactatccttgtgaggacttctggtccccacaaggatagtgaaACCAAAAAGACACGCAAACACAGAGGCTTGACATCCATGCTCTTGACTTCAGACCTGCAGAGGTAGGACATCTTACCTTGTGAGGGCCAGTGTGTGGAAGCACAGCTGATTAGACTAAAAAGTATGTTTTATTGAGGACCAGATTATAAACTTCTAAATTGAATTGTACTGCTTTGGCTGCAGCAAAATTATGCACACTATCCCTACTTCAGAATATCCTCAGCATCTTGTTTAGGCCCACACGAGCTGTTATGTTTACAGTTTACTCTCAACATTAGAAGTTGGAGCAGATCTCTTACTCACTCTTTGTACCCTACtagtgtctcagtctgtctcccaATGGTCTGGACCTGTCCTCTCCAGAACTATGGCTACTCTGAAT
Encoded here:
- the LOC123993937 gene encoding neuronal PAS domain-containing protein 4A-like; this translates as MYRSTKGASKSRRDQINAEIRNLQELLPISDTDKARLSYLHIMSLACMYTRKSLFFVQDALQDETMDFMSFHELSGLMHELSGFMLLLTSDGKLLYLSDNVADHLGHCMVDLVAQSDSVYDIINPMDHYLMRSNIAGLPMNTTDTDRLFRCRFNTTKFIRRQGAGNKLMLVRARCLTPPCPVSNYWTFNPVWVCFCTPLKTKTSNLTIAQSAPFTPPPEHAFLLACFHSQHNRDMRLWDAQDSVSVYLGYDVESLRSRSWYSLVHPRDLSHASEQHHIILNEGGQVEMVLQVETADRSWVWLYMVLQLNIGEHPISCHNYIISESEAWSIRQQLCLEQNQFPGYLGSGQSLSSPDQVFSSSGLSAHSLDFSHATSGVSACEEPMQPVGYGPRSSLSSLDEENFPQTHRGQHQWKPKSSHLSVGPTTVYPPASLTDPESDILSPRITSQSLTNISDPLPSSLTEPLAPLTMPHPQQIGELACTPPYTPHLESGSFPFGEQLPLSLVHINAAVSCPMGHEIITSALRAPAFSQAFSSDHPELFFPAEPHRKLPPTTDSFGGDECSIMSLPQIMGPLYVDVSHNPFCGPLNELLTPSASPTHLPCSFLTIDREQERENEEISLLAKYISSLAEGFCCDPLLPGVTPSTLTSPSLQATSQSSSPPCGVECQPWRGLDPPRSQEAISLYDESMLLESLIEALSSFPLSCSSCSSSPSSSSLNSSSPCSPLTPVSRCNPSLIEGESSIGVNHFCSVQSTQCNCLAVGGALMVIRVMDMEVSEEPPSSLPSSAIVLTAFQEGASALVNPAPTIGLPNAQSFLEELGDMGPLFEADASFTPSWGNNLSCINSHSTMHSQGFHQDGSLRDPAF